In Anaeromicrobium sediminis, the DNA window AGTTTTGTAGATGGAGAAGGAAATAGATTTTCTATCTTTTTGCAAGGGTGTAATTTTGACTGTTCATACTGTCACAATCCAGAAACTATAAATCTATGTATAAGCTGTAGTTCTTGCGTAGATAAATGTCCAGTAGGGGCTTTGAAAAAAGATCAAAAAGTATTTTATGATAAAGATAAATGTATAAATTGTGATGAGTGCATTAAAGTATGTGCCCATGGAAGCACTCCTAAGGCCTCAAAATTGAGCGTGGATGAGATTGTAGAGCAAATACAAGTAGTTGGTCCATTTTTGTCTGGAATCACCATATCAGGAGGAGAGTGCACTTTACAAAGGGACTTTATAATAGAGTTGGCTAAAAAGGTGAAACCTATGGGTCTTACTGTGTTTGTGGATACTAATGGTTATCTGCCAATTTGGAAGGATAGAGAATTGTTAGATAATATAGATAAGGTTATGCTGGATGTTAAGTCTTTTAATGGTGAAGAACATGTTGCATTAACTAAAAAGGCGAATGACTCCGTATTAGAAAATTTAAAGATTCTTTTAGAGAAGAAAAAAATATATGAAGTTAGAACCGTAATAGTACCGAAATTATTAGATAATGAAAATAATGTGAAAAATATTAGCAAGATAATAAGCAATATAGATGAAAATGTAAGATATAAGCTAATAAAATATAGACCATTAGGTGTGAGAATAGATAAATTAAAAGGATCTACTCCTGAAGATGAATATATGAAAAAGTTAATGGATATGGCCAGGGTAAATGGTTGTAAGAATGTAATAAGCTCCCTATAAGGGAGCTTTAGACTGTTGACAAACTCGAATTTCTTCGTTGTTGCTTCAACCAAGAACCCTTACGTATGTCTATATACGCTGCGGTCTCTCGGTTTCAGCACGCCTCGAACTTCAAATTTGTCAAAAGGCTATCATCTTGTAGACTTTGTCTACAATCTGAAGCTCCCTATAAGGGAGCTTGTTTTATGGAATTATGTAGTTGTTTCAAATTTGTTTTCACACTTTGGACAAGTTACAGCAATTTTACCCTTATCCTTTGGGATTCTAAGTTTAGTTTCACAATTAGAACAAGGTGTTACTGTGTAATCCAGTAGAGATTCTATTTTATCCATGTCAAGTCCAACTACTACCTCATCATCAATTATGAAAGCTGGAACTCCCATTACTTTTCTTTTCATTAATTCCCGTCTAGCGTCCATATCCTTGCTAATATCTCTTTCAGTAAAATTAATGCCCCTCTCCAAGAGACTTTCCTTTGCAGGCTTGCAAAGAGGTCAGCTTGGGCTAGTAAACATAAATACTTCTTTCATAAAAATCCCCTCCTCTAATTATACTTTACCTAAAAAATACTATAAAAACTAGTCATTTGAATAAAAACATAAATTTGACATAAACCTTTTATTTGTAATAAAATTGATGTAACTGTATTATTTAAGGAGGATATTGACTTGAAATCAAAATTGAAGAGGATTATTCCGCTAATAGTTCTAATTATTTTCAGTATGACTGTAGTTGTATATGGGGAAGACCCTATAGTTGGAGTTGTAATAGACAATGAAACTACAGTGCAATTAAAAGCCAATATGAAGTCCCAAATTGTAGAAAACCTTGGTATAGGCGACAAAGTATATATAGACAAAGCAGAGGGCAAATGGTATAGGGTATCTACAGATGAAGGTAGATGGGGATTTGTTCACTCTGAAAATGTGTCTATTATAAATGAAGAAGAAGTTTTATTTGAAGATGCCACAGTGAATACAGGAAGTGTATTTGTCCTTAAGGAGCCTAATATAGACTCCAATATGATAGGAACACTAGGATTTCTAAGTAAGGTAACAGTTTTAAATAAGAAAGATGATTGGGCCTATATATCCTTAGGAGATGAGCCCATAGGATGGACAAAATATGATGATTTGATTACCACATCCTCTTATCCAGAGGGAAAGGTTACTGAGGAGCAAGTTCAAGTATTAGACAAGAATTCCACAGATGGACAAGTACTATTTAATATTTCTAAGGGAGATATAGTAAAAATAAAAGATTATGAAGACAATTACTTTAAAATAGAAATTGATGAAAAAGAAGGTTGGATACTTACAGAAGATATTAAGACTGTACATAAAGATTATATAAAGGAATCTTTTGTTGTATCCAAAGTGGAAAAAAAGAATTTAACAGCACAAGAAGTATTTAAAGAAATTATAGAAAGTAGTAGACTACTAGGAGAGGATTATACAGCTACAGCCTATGACTTATCCATAAAATCTTGTGGTAAAGCCATAGGAGCTAAATATAGAGGAATTACAAGGTCAGGTATAGATTTAAATGGTAAGCAGTGGGGAGATGCTATGGTAGTAGCAGTAGACCCAAGAGTAATACCACTTGGAAGTAAGGTGCTAGTTATGTTTGATGAATCTGATTGGAGAAAGAAATATAATGGTGTATATTTAGCTGGAGACACAGGTGGTGGAGTAAAGGGAAAGACAGTAGATTTATATTTGGGAGATATAGGTAATAAAGAAATGAAAGAAGTCAGAGATTTTGGTAGAGCCTACAAAGTTAAATTATACATTATAGATTAAATAAGCTAAACATTTTTATTATTATATTAATATAATAATAAAAAATTTAAATGGCATGGAATTCATATGTTTTATACATATTATTCCATGTCATTTTATTTCGCAATATTAAAGAAAATAATAAATTTCATATATTTTCAAAATGTGATAAAATTATGAAATGTGTGGGGGTGAATACATATGAAAAAAAGAAAAAAAATAAGAAATAGGTTAATAGCCATGCTTATGCTAATAACCTTATGTCCTTTAATGCTACTGGGTGTAATGTCATATGGAAAGTCAGAAAAAGTATTAAAGGAAAACCTAGTTCTATCTTCAAAAAATTCTATAGAAGGGATAAATGAAAGTATATCAAATTTTTTATTAAACACTGAAGAAATTATAAACATAGGTGTAGACAACAAACACTTTAAAGAACTAGCAGAGAAAAAGGAAAGAATAGAATTAAATGAAGAAATTGTTATGGAAATGTTGAAAAACATGCAGGAAAACGATGAAAATATAGTTAGTATTTATATGGGTACTAAAGATGGAGATATGTATCTTTATCCAGCAGATGATTTAACTGGATATGATCCAAGGACTAGAGGCTGGTATCAAGATGCATTAAAAAATAAAGACTTTGTCATTTGGACAGAACCATATATTGATGCAACTACAGATGAAATAGTAATAACTCCAGCAAAAGCTGTGGAATACAATGGTGAATTGGTAGGGGTTATAGGTATAGACCTAGAAATCAATAGGTTAGCAAAGGAATTATCAAAAAAGACCATAGGAAAAGATGGATATGTGTACATAACCGATAAAAACGGTATAATGATAAGCCATAGAAATGGAGAAATTGTAGGAACTGATGAAGCTACAAAATGGGCTTCCTGGAATTCTATTCAAAATAATGATAGTGATTTTATTGATTACGAGGAAGATGGTCAAAAGAATTTTGCTACTTTTGAAACAGTTGAAAGAACTAAGTGGAAGATAGTAGGTGTCTTAAGTGAAAAGGAGTTATTAGACAGTACTAATGGTATTAAAATGTTTATGGTATACATTGGAATAGGTACATTATTAGTCTGTATATTCATATCACTACATATAGCAAATGGAATATCTAAACCATTAAATACTTTAAAAGGAGTTTTTTCACAGATTTCAAAGGGTGATTTAACTGTGAGAGTAAAAACTCACAAGAATGATGAATTTGGAGAAATTGAAGATGACTTTAATCATATGGTGGAAAGCATTCAAAACTTAATAGGGGAAATGAAAGAATCCTCCCATGTAGTAATGGATTCATCTGAATCTTTAGGGAACATAACGGAAGAATCTGTACAAGCTGTAACAGAAGTAGCTAAAACCATAGAAGAAATTGCACTTGGTGCAAATGAACAAGCAATGAATACAGAAAATGGAGCTGTAAAGGTAAATGAATTAGGTACACAAATAGACTCCATAGCTAATTTAGCTAATAACATGAAAAGCATATCTAGTGAAACAGAAAAGTTAACTACAACTGGTTTAAATAAAGTAAAAATACTTACAAATAAATCTAAAGATTCCTATGAAAGCTCAGTGAAAGTAAATGAAATAGTAGGAATGGTAGATGAAAAAGCCAAAAATATTGGAGTAATAATAGATACCATATCTCAGATATCAGAACAAACTAATTTATTAGCTTTAAATGCAGCTATAGAATCAGCTAGAGCTGGTGAACATGGAAGAGGATTTTCAGTAGTAGCAGAAGAAGTGAGAAAGTTAGCAGAAGAATCTTCTAATGCAGCTAATGAAATAAGGAGTTTAATAGAATCCATTCAAAAGGAATCTAAAGATGCCGTAAATGCCATGGGTAAAGTAAGTGAAATAATAGAGGAACAAGATGCAGTAGTAGGGGAAACTAGTGAAATATTTAACAATATGTATGGTTCCATAGAAGGATTGACAAAGGCTATAGACGAGATACAAGAAAATAGTAACAATGTGGTATTAAATAAAAATCACATAGTAGAGAGTATAGGAAGTATGTCAGCATCAGCAGAAGAAACATCGGCAGCTACACAGCAGGTATCTGCCACAGTAGAAGAGCAACTAGCTTCTATGGAACAAGTATCTAGCCATTCTCAGGAACTAAAAAAACTATCTCATAAGTTAGAAGAAACAGTAGAACAATTTAAAATATAATTATTAACAAAAAGAGGATCATTAGATATAATGATCCTCTTTTCACTTTATATACAAGTGCGTATAATTCTGCCTTGTCACGGCAAGATAGGACTAAAGACCTAAAAAAACAAAAAATTACAAAAAAATACACTATTCGCTACAAAGTAGTTAAAAAAATGGTAAACTTTACTTATATACTTTGTGGAGGTGGATGTAGGAGATATGAAGAAAAGAGGGAAGGTAAAAAATCGATTAATTGTTATACTTATGATTATGGCAATTGTACCTTTACTTGCATTAGGGTTCTTAACCTATGGCAAAACGGAAGATGTTTTAGAGAATAACCTTACGTTATCATCTAAATATGCCATTGAAGCTGTAAATGAACAAATAAACATGTATTTAGATAATATTGAAAGTGAAGTAATGATTATTTCTAACGATGAAGTATTCTATGAACTAGCAGACAATGATAACCCTGGTGTGGAAGGTGAAACTCGTGTGAGAAATGTGTTAGATAATATTAAGCAAAGTGATAAAGATTTAATGTTTTTATACCTAGGAACTAAAAATGGGGATATGTATATGGAACCAAATGACCAATTATCAGATGGTTATGATCCTAGGATGAGACCTTGGTATAAGGATGCAGTAAGTAATAAAGGGAAAATAGTTTGGACAGAACCATATATTGATGATACAACTGGAGAAACCGTAATAACCTGTACTAAAGCATTAGAAAAAGATGGTCAAGTAATTGGAGTTGTGGGAATAGATTTAAATTTAAAAACTCTATCTGAAAATGTTGCCAAAAAGACTATAGGGAAAGATGGATATATATACATAACAGATAAAGATGGTATTATGATAAGTCATAAGAAGAAAGAGTTAATAGGAAAAGATGACGCCACTAAATTAACATGTTGGGATAATATAAAAAGTAATAAAAGTGATTTCATTAGGTATGAATTCCAAGGAGCAGATAAGTTTGCAGCCTTCACAACTAACGAAAAAATGGGATGGAAGATTATTGGTGCTCTTAATGAGGATGAATTAGTATCGGACACAGCAGCCATTAAGACGTTTATATTAATTATTATTGCTATAACCTTATTATTAGCCATTGGAGTGTCTTTAATGATTGCTAGTGGTATTTCTAAACCACTAAATTCTTTAAAGAAGACGATTAGTCAAGTGGCAGCAGGAGATTTAAGGGTTAAAGCGCAAACTAATAGAAATGATGAATTTGGTGAAATTGAAGATGCCGTTAATGACATGATTGAAAATATTAGGGATTTAATAAAAGGAACTCAAGAATCGTCTAAGGTAGTATTAGAATCTTCTATGGCGTTAGGTACCATAACTAATGAAACTACAGTGGCAGCAACAGAAGTGGCAAGAACCATAGAAGAAATAGCTACTGGAGCGAATGAACAGGCTAAAGATACGGAAAATGGAGTTATAAAGATAAATGAATTAGCAGAAGAAATAGACATGATAGGCCAATCTACAGCTACCATGAAAGATATATCTAATGAGACTGGTTCATTAACTGTGGAAGGTTTAAACAAAGTTAAAGAATTAACTCAAAAATCAAAAGAAACCTATGATGCAACTGTGAAAGTAAATGATGTGGTTGAAATGGTAGATGAAAAGGCTAAAAATATAGGGATGATAACAGAGGCCATATCTCAAATTGCAGAACAAACTAATTTACTTGCATTAAATGCAGCTATAGAATCGGCTAGAGCTGGAGAACATGGTAGAGGATTCTCTGTAGTTGCAGAAGAAGTGAGAAAATTAGCAGAAGAATCATCTAATGCGGCTAATGAAATTAGGGATTTAATAGGAGCTATACAAAAGGAGTCCAAATATGCAGTAGAAGCCGTGGGAAAAGTAAATGAGATTATGAAGGAACAAGACGTGGCTGTAGAAGAAACTAATAGCATATTTAATCAAATGTCTAAGTCTATAGAAAATCTCATAGGTAGAATAGAAGATGTAAGGGAGAATGGAAACGCTGTAGGGGCTAACAAGGACGCCATAGTTAATGTAATAGAAAATATATCAGCGGCTTCAGAACAAACATCTGCATCTACTCAAGAAGTATCTGCTACTACGGAAGAACAATTGGCATCTATGGAACAAGTGTCTTCCCATGCAGAGGACTTAAAGGAATTAGCTCATAAATTAGAAGATGAAGTAAATAAATTTAAAATATAGGATTAAAATAAAAATAAAAGGGATGATTATTGAAGTTTCAATAATCATCCCTTAAGTTTTTTAAAATTTTATAGCACGTTGAAATTCAGGTTTTCCTTTTAATTTTGCTACTAAAAATGGATTATCTAGTGCAGTAGTAACCACACTGTCCTTTGGTGGTTCTATTATGGAGTAATCCACATATAAATAGTCATCATCACTATATAAGTCCTTCAAATGGATATTATATCCCACCGTATTTTGCGTACTACCTACTATTAATAGATAAGTTTGTCCATTTATGACTTCAGAATATAAACCTTCTTTATCCTTATTATTAAGTATCCATTTGGATAATTGTTCTTCATTAGATAACTTTTCCATTTTCAATTGTGTATAAGCTAGAGGATTATTTTTAGATTTGTCTTTAAAACAACCAAATACTAATACGGTAGATAGAAGTATTAAACCTATAATTAACAATGTTTTTTTCATAATAAAGTACCCCCCTATACTGCGTCTTCATATGTTAGACTTATTATAACTTAAAAAGTTCCTGGAAAAACTTAAAAATAGATTAAAATTATGTTATAGAAATATTACTAAATTATTTACCCAATAATTAAAATGTTAAAATTAAATATTGGAATTGTTGGGTAAATAATTTAAAAAAAACATAATTTTAAAAAATGGAACATTATTTATATAATATACGTCATAAATATGTGGAAAGTATTAAAGAACAATGATAGTTATGTGAAGAAATTATAAGAAGGGGCGATGAAAATGAAGGGGAAAATATGTAAGATTTTAGTATTAATACTTTTATTTACTAGTATTGGTACTACCATGGCATTTGGTCAAGATATGGGCTTAGAAGAAGCAATACATAAAGCTAAAGAAAAAGTGAATATACCAAATCAGTACGAGAAATTTAACTACAATGTGTACACCATAAGTGATAAAAAAATATGGGGAATGAATTGGGTCAATGAAAAAACTAATGAATCTATTCATGTATCCGTTAATGAAGATGGGGATATGGTGTCATATAGATATTACGATGGAAAGTACAACAAAGAAAATAAAATACCTAGATATAGTAAGGATGAGGCCATAAAAGAGGCTAAGGATTTCATAAAAGAAATGGATCCTAACTTATTAGATGAAGTGAAATATGAGTATGACAAAAAAGAAAAATTACCAGTTAGAAAATATAGTATGTTTTTCTATAGAGTAATAGATGATATTCCTTTTTATGAAAATGGCATAGAAGTAAGTGTAGATTCAGATACGGGTAAAGTAATTAGTTACAACAAAATGTGGGATACTATGAAATTCCCTAGCAATAAAAATATTATTAGTGAAGATAAGGCTAAGGAAATATTTAAAAAAGATCTAGGGTTAGAGCTAGTTTATAAATTTAAGTATGAAGAAGATGTGGTAAAACCTTATTTAGCATATGTACTTAAGTATGATAGACAAAATAGCATAGATGCTAATACGGGTAAAGTAGTAAAAGCTGATTATTACTACATTGATTATCCAAGATATGGAAATGTTACTATGAAAGAAGATAAGGCAGCCGTACGTTCCCTATCTCCAGAAGAGCAAAAGGCTGTAGATTCTTCAAAGGATATAATGAGCAAGGAAAAGGCAGAAAAAATAGCTAGAAGTATAGACGAATTAAATATAGGAAGTGAATATAAATTAGAAAATGCAAACATATATAAAGTTTATCCACAAAATGAAAGATTCAAGTGGGAGTTATACTTTAAAAAAGAAGAAGATAAAAAATATGACTATGTAAATGTGAGTTTAGATGCCAAGGATGGAAAGGTATTAAGTTTTTATAAAGGTAGAGAATACACTAATGAAAAGGGTAAATATGAAAAAGAAGAAGCTAAAAAGATGGTGGAGAAATTCTTAGAAAAGTTTTCTATAGATTATAAGAACACTGCTTATAAGGAGTATGATGAAGTATCATATGAAAACATAGAAATGCCTGGTCACTATACTTTTACATACAGAAGATTAGTAAATAATATTCCTGTAAGAGATAATTTCATAAGAGTTACCTTTAACAATGTAACGGGAGAAATTCAGTCATATAATTTAAATTGGTTTGATGTAAAATTCCCAACAGGAAATACCATATCTCTAGATGAGGCATATGATATTATGTTTAAAGAAATGGGTATGGAACTGAATTTTAGAAGAAGATATGAAAAACCTAAATTAATGCCTGCTAATAAAAACTGTAATGTGGCCTTAGTATATTCTATAAAAGGTCATTATCCAGTTATATATGATGGTATAACAGGCAAATTATTAGACTATAATGGTAAACCTATAATAATAGAAAATGAAGAAAATAGTAAAACAATAAGTGGGCATAAATATGAAAAAGAAATGAATGGGTTAAGTGAATACGGTATATTATCCATTGAAGAAGGATTTAATCCGGATAGTAAAATACTTCAAAAGGATTTTTTAAAGTTAACATTAAACGCTGTGGGACAATATTATAAGAAAGATGATATGGATGAAATGTACAGAGTGTTAATGAATAAGAACATTATTAAAGAAGAAGAAAAAAATCCAGAAGGTATGGTAACAGAACAAGAAGCAGCCAAGTTTATAGTAAGGGCTTTAGGCTATGAGGAGATAGCTAAATTAGGAGATATATTTAAGTATCCATATAATCCTAATGCAGTAGATGAAGAATATATTGGATATATTACTATAGCTAACAAGTTAAGCATTATTAAGGATGAATTTAAGCCTAATAGTGATTTAACAAATGGAAGATCAGCTTATATGATATACAACTATTTAACAAGATAGATTAGATACGCAGCCTTTGGCTGCGTATTTTTTATCCCTAAGGAAATTATAATACCATGAAATTTGTGGATAAAAAATTAAGGGGGTTGTAGGGGAAGGATTCCCCTGCCTCTTTAAAGGAGGGTGCTCAGCAACTTCAGTTGCGTCGAAGGGAACCATAGGGTTCCATAGCGAAGCATACGAAGTATGTATTTTTTATGTCTATATATGTAAGAATTTCTTACATATTAGTAACAATTAAGTTTATTTTAAGGTAAATATGATATTATTTATATGTTAATTTAAGGTTAATTATCTTCCAGAGGGTGTTGGTATAATATAGTTTGAAAGTTAAAGTTGAGGGGTGGTATTTATTAATGCTATAGATATTAAAAACGTTAGGAAAGTTTTTCGAGTTGGAGAAGAAAAAGTTGTGGCCTTAGATGATGTGTCATTGGAGGTTAAAGCTGGGGAAGTATGTTGTTTATTAGGTACATCCGGGTCAGGTAAGTCTACTTTGTTAAATATGATGGCGGGCTTGGAAAAGCCTACTAAGGGTATTATTAGTATAGCAGGTCGTAGAGTTGATAAAATGACGGAAGAGCAATTGGCTATCTTTAGGCAAAAGGAAATAGGATTCGTATTCCAATCATATAATTTACTTACTTCTCTTACGGCCCTTGAAAATGTGAGCTTGCCTTTGACTTTTAGAGGGTTTAGTAAAAAGGTAAGGGAAAAGCATGGGAAGGAAATATTAAGGGCAGTAGGACTTGAGAAGTATGTAACCCATAAGCCAACTCAGATGAGTGGAGGACAGCAACAAAGGGTTGGAATCGCTCGCGCTTTTGTAAGTAAACCTCCTATAGTTTTTGCTGATGAGCCAACGGGAAACCTAGATTCTAGGACTACTGAGGAAGTTATGAACTTAATATTAAAAATAGCTAAGGACAATAATCAAACATTGATTATTGTAACCCATGATAGAAGTATTGCAGAATATGCAGATAAGGTTGTCTATATATTAGATGGAAATATACAAAAGATAGAAACTAGGGAGGAAAGAGAATGTACAGAAGAATAAGTGCGTTAGTAGTATTACTACTAGTGCTAGTTAGTGTTAATACTACTGTTTTTGCCTATGAAACTAGTAGTTCACCAAGAATAGTTATAGGAAGGAAAATGGATACGCCTGTATTTAATGCAGGAGAAGAGGTAAGATTAGCCATTCCTTTGGATAATGATTCTACCATGAAGGCTCGTCACATAATAATGTATCCAGTTATAGAAGATCCAAATGAATTTCCCTTTGAAATAGATAAGGCTACTATTAAAAGAAGTGTAGGATCTATTAGTGGACAGTCTAGTGAAAAAGTTCCATTTTATTTCAAGGTGAAAGAAAATGCCCAAGATAAGGTCTATACAATAAATTTTAAAGTAGATTATGAAACAGAAAATGGAAGTTCTAATAGTGATTCTCAAAATCTTTATATAAGAATTACTAATGATAAGGTACAGCCTAATATTAAGATAGCAGATGTGAAACTTCCAGGTAAAGAAATACCATCAGGAAAAGTAAGTAGAATAGAATTAGATTTAAACAATAAATCTGATCTAGATATTAAGGATTTAGAAGTGAAAATTACAGGTTTTGATAACAAGATAACATTATCTGATTATGTGGATACTCAGAGAGTAGAGAGCATAAAAGCTAAAGAATATGCAAAAGTAAAATACAATATAAAAGTAGATTCAGAAGTTGAATCGGGAACTTATAGTTTAACTTTGGAAATGAAATATAAGGATAAATACGATAAAGAGTATGAACAAAAACAAAACATATATCTACCCGTATCAGGAGAAGACGACCAGGAATTGAATTTAGCTTTAGAAAATATATCTAGCCCTAAGGAAGTTTCTCCGAATGAGGACTTTAGTTTAAGTTTTAACTTAAAAAACAACAGTCCTTATGATGCAAAATCTGTGAAAGTAACAGTGGATGCAGGAGAAAGCATATTACCAAAGTCATCATCTATTAAAAGTGTAGGTACTTTAGGTGCAGGAAAAGGACAGTCACTAGAGTTTGTGTTATTTCCTAAGGATGGAGCAGAATCTAAGAACTACCCAGTTAAAGTAAGTGTAGAATATAAGATATCAGGAGAAAAAACTCAGACATTTGAACAATACGTGGGAATTTTTGTAGATGATAAGGGTGTGAGCCAAAATCCTAAAATAATAATAGACAATTATAATTATGGAAATGACTTTATAAAAGCTGGAGAAGAGTTTAATTTAGATTTATCTTTCTTTAATACAAATTCCGCTAAGACAGTTAAGAATATAAAGGTAACATTAAAGCCAGAAGGAGGAATATTCTCCCCGGTAGGAAGTAGTAACTCCTTCTTTATAGAAAACATAGGAAGTAAAAGCAGAGCTTCCAAGACAATGAAGTTAAAGACAAAACCTGATGCAAAATATCAGGACTATAATATAGTTGTAAGTATGGAGTATGAAGATGGGTCAGGAAGTAAGTATACAGCTGAAGAGACTATAGGGGTACCAGTAATTCAAGACTCAAGACTAGTAGTATCTGATGTGGAATTACCAGATGAGGTATTTGCAAATACACCAACAAATATATCTGTAGATTTTTATAACATGGGAAGATCTCAAATTAGGAACCTTATAATAAATACAAAGGGTGACTTTAGAATCAAAAATGGAACACTATATGTGGGAAATTTAGAGGCTGGAAGTGACAACTATTATGATGCTACTATTATTCCTGAAAAGGAAGGAGGAGCAAAGGGTGCTGTAACATTTGAATTTGATGATGAGGTTGGAAATCATCAGATAATAGAAAAGGAAATAAGTATAAATGCCCAAAAGGAACCAGAAATAGAAATGCCTGAAATGCCTGAACCGGAGGAAAAAGATTCTTCTAAAATGAAGTGGATTGTAGGTCTTGTAATTTTAGGAGTAGGAGGATTCTTATTCTATAAAAAGCGTAAAAAGAAAACAGAGGAAGTGGGTATAGATGAATAGTTTAGACCTCTTTAAAATGGCATTTAATAACTTATGGAGAAAGAAGACCAGGACTTTTTTAACCGTACTAGGTGTAGTTATAGGAACTACTTCTATAGTAGTAATGGTATCTCTAGGAATAGCCATAGATACGGAATTTAAAAAAAGTATGGGACAAATGGGAGATTTAACAGTTATAGAAGTTAATGCTGATGGATATAGGCCGATGAATGAAGTTAATAGTAGAGACAAGAAAGATGTTAAACTAGATGATACGGCCATAGCTACTTTTAAGAAAATAGATGGAGTAGAAGCTGTAACTCCTGAGAAAAGAATGTATATGAGAATTGGAGTAGGAAAATATATAGCTGATATGAGTGTTGTGGGAATAGATCCAAGTGTTATGAAAGAATTCGGCTTTAAAGCGGAAGAGGGAAGGTTATTAGCTTCAGGAGATAAGAAAGTTTTAGTATTCGGTAAAGATACTTTAAATTATTTTAGAAATCCTAGAGTTAGAAATGAAGAAGAACCTCCCACTGTAGATGTACTAGGAAATAAATTAACATTAACATCAGATAGATACTTTGGAGAAAGAAATGCAAAACCTCCTTCGGATTACAAAGCTCCTAAGCATTATATGGCTAAGGGAGTAGGTGTATTAGAAGAAGGTGGTAGGAATGGTTAC includes these proteins:
- a CDS encoding YcdB/YcdC domain-containing protein — translated: MKGKICKILVLILLFTSIGTTMAFGQDMGLEEAIHKAKEKVNIPNQYEKFNYNVYTISDKKIWGMNWVNEKTNESIHVSVNEDGDMVSYRYYDGKYNKENKIPRYSKDEAIKEAKDFIKEMDPNLLDEVKYEYDKKEKLPVRKYSMFFYRVIDDIPFYENGIEVSVDSDTGKVISYNKMWDTMKFPSNKNIISEDKAKEIFKKDLGLELVYKFKYEEDVVKPYLAYVLKYDRQNSIDANTGKVVKADYYYIDYPRYGNVTMKEDKAAVRSLSPEEQKAVDSSKDIMSKEKAEKIARSIDELNIGSEYKLENANIYKVYPQNERFKWELYFKKEEDKKYDYVNVSLDAKDGKVLSFYKGREYTNEKGKYEKEEAKKMVEKFLEKFSIDYKNTAYKEYDEVSYENIEMPGHYTFTYRRLVNNIPVRDNFIRVTFNNVTGEIQSYNLNWFDVKFPTGNTISLDEAYDIMFKEMGMELNFRRRYEKPKLMPANKNCNVALVYSIKGHYPVIYDGITGKLLDYNGKPIIIENEENSKTISGHKYEKEMNGLSEYGILSIEEGFNPDSKILQKDFLKLTLNAVGQYYKKDDMDEMYRVLMNKNIIKEEEKNPEGMVTEQEAAKFIVRALGYEEIAKLGDIFKYPYNPNAVDEEYIGYITIANKLSIIKDEFKPNSDLTNGRSAYMIYNYLTR
- a CDS encoding COG1361 S-layer family protein — its product is MYRRISALVVLLLVLVSVNTTVFAYETSSSPRIVIGRKMDTPVFNAGEEVRLAIPLDNDSTMKARHIIMYPVIEDPNEFPFEIDKATIKRSVGSISGQSSEKVPFYFKVKENAQDKVYTINFKVDYETENGSSNSDSQNLYIRITNDKVQPNIKIADVKLPGKEIPSGKVSRIELDLNNKSDLDIKDLEVKITGFDNKITLSDYVDTQRVESIKAKEYAKVKYNIKVDSEVESGTYSLTLEMKYKDKYDKEYEQKQNIYLPVSGEDDQELNLALENISSPKEVSPNEDFSLSFNLKNNSPYDAKSVKVTVDAGESILPKSSSIKSVGTLGAGKGQSLEFVLFPKDGAESKNYPVKVSVEYKISGEKTQTFEQYVGIFVDDKGVSQNPKIIIDNYNYGNDFIKAGEEFNLDLSFFNTNSAKTVKNIKVTLKPEGGIFSPVGSSNSFFIENIGSKSRASKTMKLKTKPDAKYQDYNIVVSMEYEDGSGSKYTAEETIGVPVIQDSRLVVSDVELPDEVFANTPTNISVDFYNMGRSQIRNLIINTKGDFRIKNGTLYVGNLEAGSDNYYDATIIPEKEGGAKGAVTFEFDDEVGNHQIIEKEISINAQKEPEIEMPEMPEPEEKDSSKMKWIVGLVILGVGGFLFYKKRKKKTEEVGIDE
- a CDS encoding ABC transporter ATP-binding protein, whose product is MVFINAIDIKNVRKVFRVGEEKVVALDDVSLEVKAGEVCCLLGTSGSGKSTLLNMMAGLEKPTKGIISIAGRRVDKMTEEQLAIFRQKEIGFVFQSYNLLTSLTALENVSLPLTFRGFSKKVREKHGKEILRAVGLEKYVTHKPTQMSGGQQQRVGIARAFVSKPPIVFADEPTGNLDSRTTEEVMNLILKIAKDNNQTLIIVTHDRSIAEYADKVVYILDGNIQKIETREERECTEE
- a CDS encoding ABC transporter permease — encoded protein: MNSLDLFKMAFNNLWRKKTRTFLTVLGVVIGTTSIVVMVSLGIAIDTEFKKSMGQMGDLTVIEVNADGYRPMNEVNSRDKKDVKLDDTAIATFKKIDGVEAVTPEKRMYMRIGVGKYIADMSVVGIDPSVMKEFGFKAEEGRLLASGDKKVLVFGKDTLNYFRNPRVRNEEEPPTVDVLGNKLTLTSDRYFGERNAKPPSDYKAPKHYMAKGVGVLEEGGRNGYRAYMSIEELLKIEEEDEKIRKDSSNRRRNKDENKYETIKVKVKDVESVEGVAEIIKNMGYETFSLTDMVNNMKETTQKIGLILGGIGGISLLVAAIGITNTMIMSIYERTREIGVMKVIGAKLSDIKKLFLIEAGMIGLTGGLAGLTFSYLVSFILNKVAGGMMGGGSDTKISVISIELALGALVFSFIIGVVAGYLPARRAMNLSALKAIKNE